In a genomic window of Nitrospirota bacterium:
- a CDS encoding type II toxin-antitoxin system VapC family toxin: protein MDDPVFVDTNVFLRFFVKDVESQYEQARALFEKSDKGQIKLETSELVIAEIVWVLDSFYGFSRKEITGVLSILLSSKNLKIANHARMNIAVDLYSEGTLDFIDAYNIAYMQSKKYSRVATFDLKHYKKAVGITII, encoded by the coding sequence ATGGACGATCCCGTCTTTGTCGATACCAATGTGTTTCTCCGGTTCTTCGTGAAGGACGTAGAATCCCAGTATGAACAGGCGCGTGCGCTCTTCGAAAAATCCGATAAGGGTCAAATAAAGCTTGAAACGAGCGAGCTTGTCATCGCCGAAATTGTCTGGGTCCTGGACTCATTCTACGGATTCAGCAGGAAAGAAATCACCGGGGTGCTCTCCATTCTCCTCTCATCAAAGAACCTGAAAATAGCAAACCATGCGCGTATGAACATCGCTGTGGATCTCTATTCGGAAGGAACACTGGATTTTATCGATGCGTATAATATTGCTTATATGCAATCAAAAAAATACTCCAGGGTTGCCACCTTCGACCTGAAGCATTATAAGAAGGCGGTTGGGATAACCATCATCTGA
- a CDS encoding AMP-binding protein yields the protein MRSLSPWNKDSIFLYSLGNDYAILAGMIREIMPLDQVLHTRANMTPRATFVKFEGKKFSFKEMDRLATVFAFELIKRGMKPGDPIALLCHNCPYYIAAYFGIIRGGGIVLPLNNLLAAEEIDFILHDAAVLICLYDADCADTTQKLTRSDTRSFFTLNELAHAPVQTDSFVSPPHTAEDISTILYTSGTTGRPKGALLTHRNFLVNAMAATEVIRVTHKDRFVVFLPLFHSFTYTVCVILPLITGAMISLLPGVRPFSKVVKSLIIDRITLFVAIPTIYKILAEKNMPFFVKLLLNLRLCVSGAAPLPVKVIHEFESAFKVPLLEGYGLTEASPVVSINPLEKEKRKPGTVGLPLPGIEVKVVNDSGDQLPPGIAGELLVKGPNVMRGYLNRPEDTAKTLRNGWLYTGDVATIDQSGHIRIIDRKKDMLIVDGLNVYPHEVEVVLYRHDAVKDCSMIGVPHEHEEGKELGIMYVVLKEGARATPKELRDYLTGHVAHFKIPRRFIFAEDLPRTATGKIMKKELRKLYKEKEVNPPPA from the coding sequence ATGCGCTCCCTGTCCCCGTGGAACAAGGACTCAATTTTCCTCTATTCCCTCGGCAATGACTATGCTATACTCGCGGGCATGATACGAGAGATCATGCCCCTCGACCAGGTCCTGCACACGCGCGCGAACATGACCCCGCGAGCGACCTTTGTCAAGTTCGAAGGTAAAAAGTTTTCCTTCAAGGAGATGGACCGGCTGGCAACCGTGTTCGCGTTTGAGCTGATCAAGCGCGGCATGAAGCCCGGGGACCCGATAGCGCTCCTCTGCCATAACTGTCCGTACTACATCGCGGCCTACTTCGGCATCATCCGGGGCGGCGGGATCGTGCTGCCGCTTAACAACCTGCTTGCCGCTGAAGAGATCGACTTCATCCTGCACGACGCCGCTGTCCTGATCTGCCTGTACGATGCGGACTGCGCCGACACAACACAGAAGCTCACCCGCTCCGACACACGCTCTTTTTTCACCCTGAATGAGCTTGCGCATGCGCCTGTCCAAACGGATTCTTTTGTATCGCCGCCGCATACGGCCGAGGATATTTCGACCATACTCTACACGTCAGGCACCACGGGACGTCCCAAGGGCGCCCTCCTGACTCATCGCAATTTTCTGGTGAACGCCATGGCGGCGACGGAAGTCATTCGCGTGACGCACAAGGACCGCTTCGTCGTGTTCCTGCCGCTGTTCCATTCCTTCACCTACACGGTCTGCGTCATCCTGCCGCTCATCACCGGCGCGATGATCTCGCTTCTGCCGGGTGTGCGGCCGTTCTCGAAGGTCGTGAAGAGCCTGATCATCGATCGGATCACGCTGTTCGTCGCGATCCCCACCATTTACAAGATCCTGGCTGAAAAGAACATGCCGTTCTTCGTGAAACTCCTGCTGAACCTCAGGCTCTGCGTATCCGGCGCCGCGCCTCTGCCCGTGAAGGTGATCCATGAATTTGAGAGCGCCTTCAAGGTCCCGCTGCTGGAGGGATACGGCTTGACCGAGGCCTCGCCCGTCGTATCCATCAATCCGCTGGAAAAAGAAAAACGGAAGCCGGGAACGGTGGGACTGCCGCTTCCCGGGATCGAGGTCAAGGTGGTCAATGACAGCGGTGACCAGCTTCCCCCGGGGATAGCCGGCGAACTGCTCGTGAAAGGCCCGAACGTGATGCGGGGGTACCTGAACAGGCCGGAGGACACGGCGAAGACCCTGCGGAACGGATGGCTTTACACCGGTGATGTGGCCACCATCGACCAATCGGGCCACATCAGGATCATCGACCGCAAGAAGGACATGCTCATCGTCGATGGACTGAATGTTTATCCCCATGAGGTGGAAGTGGTGCTCTACCGGCATGACGCGGTCAAGGACTGCTCCATGATCGGCGTGCCCCATGAGCACGAAGAAGGCAAGGAACTGGGGATAATGTATGTGGTGCTGAAGGAAGGGGCGCGTGCCACGCCGAAGGAGCTCCGGGATTATCTCACTGGACATGTGGCGCACTTCAAGATACCCCGGCGGTTCATCTTCGCCGAAGACCTTCCGAGAACCGCGACCGGAAAGATCATGAAGAAAGAACTCAGAAAACTATACAAGGAAAAAGAAGTGAATCCTCCACCCGCATAA
- a CDS encoding AbrB/MazE/SpoVT family DNA-binding domain-containing protein, whose protein sequence is MSTITKKGQVTIPKPFRDRLHIKEGDSLHFEIEDGVLILKRKERKSLLSLGGIAKGRKVGSGSERDFAKKAVARKIAREGL, encoded by the coding sequence ATGTCAACGATCACGAAGAAAGGTCAGGTTACCATCCCGAAGCCGTTCCGGGACAGGCTCCATATCAAGGAAGGAGACAGCCTCCATTTTGAAATAGAGGATGGCGTGCTTATACTAAAAAGAAAAGAACGAAAATCTCTTTTGAGCCTCGGAGGGATCGCCAAGGGAAGAAAGGTCGGAAGCGGAAGCGAACGGGATTTCGCGAAGAAAGCGGTTGCCAGAAAAATTGCACGGGAAGGTTTATAA
- a CDS encoding M3 family oligoendopeptidase, with amino-acid sequence MPLDQKKPFKAGQTVWNLKPLFSGDNDPRIEEKRKLVGKKSTAFINTWKDRTDYLEDPVILRQALDQYESWKRQYGTDGDEGYYFWLRTQQDQNDPKLKARFNKIEEFSKKLENESQFFYLRIARIKSELQKRFLEHEGLAKYRHFLERIFAESRYHLSEPEEKILNLKLATSSSNWTKMTAGFLSKEERPVIAEDGKRKNMPFSEIVGLMNSRKKRVRDTAAKAFNDILAKHVEVAESEINSVFANKKIDDELRGAPRPDTLRHVADDIESEVVDSLIEAVSKRFAIPARYYALKAKLLKVRKLAYHERNVEYGKVAGRYPYPRSANLVHTVLGKLDREFADIFAGFMENGQIDVFPKKGKDSGAFCIHHLMVQPTYILLNHTGKLHDVLTIAHELGHGINNELIKKKQHALDFGTPTSTAEVASTFMEDFVLDEVLHSADDELRLAIMMQKLNDDVSSIFRQVACYQFEQELHRDLREKGYLSKEEIGTLFRKHMTAYMGKAVLQSEGSENWWVYWNHIRYFFYVYSYASGLLISKSLQHSVKKDPAFIHKVKEFLSAGLSDSPKNIFNRLGIDISDKRFWNKGLDEVENLLDETEQLAKRLGKIGK; translated from the coding sequence ATGCCTCTCGATCAAAAAAAACCATTCAAGGCCGGTCAAACGGTCTGGAACCTGAAGCCGCTTTTTTCAGGAGATAACGATCCCCGGATCGAGGAGAAACGGAAGCTCGTCGGGAAAAAGAGCACCGCGTTCATCAACACCTGGAAGGACCGCACTGATTATCTTGAAGACCCGGTGATCCTGCGACAGGCGCTGGACCAGTATGAATCGTGGAAGCGGCAGTATGGCACCGACGGCGATGAAGGTTATTACTTCTGGCTCAGGACCCAGCAGGACCAGAACGATCCGAAGCTGAAGGCCAGGTTCAACAAGATCGAGGAGTTCAGCAAAAAGCTCGAGAACGAAAGCCAGTTTTTTTACCTTCGGATCGCCAGGATCAAATCCGAACTGCAAAAACGGTTTCTTGAGCACGAAGGTCTTGCCAAATACCGCCATTTCCTGGAGCGGATCTTTGCCGAGTCGCGTTATCACCTGAGCGAGCCCGAGGAGAAGATCCTGAACCTCAAGCTCGCAACGTCATCTTCGAACTGGACAAAGATGACCGCCGGGTTCCTCTCGAAGGAGGAACGCCCGGTGATCGCCGAGGACGGCAAGAGAAAGAACATGCCCTTTTCGGAGATCGTCGGGCTGATGAACAGCAGGAAGAAACGCGTTCGCGATACCGCGGCAAAGGCGTTCAACGATATTCTGGCGAAGCACGTCGAGGTCGCCGAATCCGAGATCAATTCCGTGTTCGCGAACAAGAAGATCGATGACGAGCTTCGCGGCGCCCCGAGGCCCGACACGCTCCGGCATGTTGCCGACGATATCGAGAGCGAGGTCGTGGATTCCCTGATCGAAGCGGTATCGAAGCGGTTCGCGATCCCGGCGCGATATTACGCGCTCAAAGCGAAGCTGCTGAAGGTCAGGAAGCTCGCCTATCACGAACGGAACGTGGAGTACGGGAAGGTGGCCGGGCGCTATCCCTACCCGAGATCCGCAAACCTCGTTCATACGGTTCTGGGCAAGCTCGACCGGGAATTCGCCGATATCTTCGCCGGGTTCATGGAGAACGGCCAGATCGACGTCTTCCCGAAAAAGGGCAAGGACAGCGGCGCTTTCTGCATCCATCACCTCATGGTCCAGCCCACGTACATCCTGCTGAACCACACCGGAAAACTGCACGATGTCCTGACGATCGCGCACGAGCTGGGCCACGGAATCAACAATGAACTTATCAAAAAGAAACAACATGCCCTTGACTTCGGCACGCCGACCTCAACGGCCGAAGTCGCGAGCACGTTCATGGAGGACTTTGTGCTCGACGAAGTCCTGCACTCGGCTGATGACGAGCTGCGGCTTGCCATCATGATGCAGAAGCTGAACGACGATGTTTCGTCCATTTTCAGGCAGGTGGCGTGCTACCAGTTCGAACAGGAATTGCACAGGGATTTGAGGGAAAAGGGATACCTGTCGAAAGAGGAAATCGGCACATTGTTCCGGAAGCATATGACCGCGTACATGGGGAAGGCCGTTCTGCAGTCAGAGGGTTCGGAGAACTGGTGGGTGTACTGGAACCACATCAGGTACTTTTTCTACGTCTATTCCTACGCGAGCGGTCTCCTCATTTCCAAGTCGCTCCAGCATTCGGTGAAGAAGGACCCGGCGTTCATTCATAAGGTCAAGGAATTCCTGTCCGCGGGACTGTCCGATTCTCCGAAGAACATATTCAACAGGCTCGGGATCGATATTTCGGACAAGCGGTTCTGGAACAAGGGATTGGATGAAGTGGAGAACCTGCTGGACGAGACCGAGCAGCTGGCAAAGAGGCTGGGGAAGATCGGAAAATAG
- a CDS encoding AbrB/MazE/SpoVT family DNA-binding domain-containing protein produces MQTTLRLSSKNQIVLPREAREAMHLKGRDELLVVVKNDVTIIMPKPENYRSALSGMGKGRYPKTHLKKERESW; encoded by the coding sequence ATGCAAACTACATTACGGCTTAGCTCGAAAAACCAGATCGTTCTTCCCCGGGAAGCTAGAGAGGCGATGCACCTCAAGGGGAGAGATGAACTTCTCGTCGTAGTAAAGAATGATGTAACCATTATCATGCCTAAACCGGAGAATTATCGTTCCGCTCTCTCGGGTATGGGTAAAGGACGCTACCCGAAGACTCACCTCAAGAAGGAACGAGAATCGTGGTAG
- a CDS encoding PIN domain-containing protein, which produces MVASQSLEAFLKNHSLVFLDTSSFIYFVEHHPRYSHFCETLFDRIEAGKTRATTSTLTLLEVLVQPYRQNNEELVMKFYALLTSYPNLTWVAMTLNVADRAAKLRAEHRLKTPDSIQAASAISCGATGFICNDKIFRKVKEFESLIINDCV; this is translated from the coding sequence GTGGTAGCGTCGCAATCGCTGGAAGCTTTTCTGAAGAATCACTCTTTAGTATTTCTTGATACGAGTTCCTTTATCTATTTTGTGGAACACCATCCCCGCTATTCGCACTTCTGTGAAACGCTCTTCGATCGCATTGAGGCGGGAAAGACGCGAGCTACAACGTCAACACTGACCCTCCTCGAAGTCCTTGTGCAGCCGTACCGTCAAAATAATGAAGAGTTGGTCATGAAATTTTACGCTTTATTGACAAGCTATCCGAATCTCACCTGGGTCGCCATGACGCTGAATGTTGCCGACCGAGCGGCTAAGCTCCGCGCAGAACACCGATTAAAGACACCCGATTCTATTCAGGCTGCCTCAGCGATCTCTTGTGGAGCTACTGGATTTATTTGCAATGACAAGATATTTAGAAAAGTGAAAGAGTTTGAAAGTCTTATAATCAATGATTGCGTCTGA